The Mycolicibacterium brumae DNA window CCCGAAGGACCTGACCGTCGTCGACCCGGTCAACGATGTCGAGTTCTTCTTCCTGCGGCCCAAGGACATCGCGATCTATGTCGGCTCCGGCGAGCTGGACTTCGGCATCACCGGCCGTGACCTGGCCGCCGAAAGCGGCGCCCCGGTCTCGGAGCGACTCGCCCTGGGATTCGGATCGTCGACCTTCCGCTACGCCGCCCCGGCCGGCCGAGACTGGAACGTGAATGACTTGGCGGGCAAGCGAATTGCCACCGCGTACCCCAACCTGGTCCGAAACAACCTGGCCGCCAACGGCATTGACGCCACCGTCATCCGGCTCGACGGCGCGGTGGAGATCTCCATCCAGCTCGGGGTCGCCGACGCCATCGCCGACGTGGTCGGCTCCGGCCGCACGCTGCGGCTGCACGACCTGGTGGCCTTCGGGGATTCGCTGTGCGACTCCGAAGCGGTGCTGATCGAACGGGCCGGCAACGGCGCGGACCCGGCCCGCGACCAGCTCGCCGCCCGCGTGCAGGGCGTGGTGTTCGGGCAGCAGTACCTGATGCTGGACTACGACTGCCCGCGTTCGGCGCTGGACCAGGCCGTCGCGGTGTCCCCAGGCCTGGAGTCCCCGACGATCGCCCCGCTGGCCGACCCGGAGTGGGTCGCGGTGCGGGCCCTGGTGCCGCGCAAGGGCGTCAACGACATCATGGACCGGCTGGCCGCCATCGGCGCCAAGGCGATCCTGGCCTCCGACATCCGGTTCTGCCGGATCTGAGGCATCACAAGACCGTCGCTCTGCGACTCATTCTTCGATATCATGGAACTGATATCGAAGGAGGGGGCCGTGGAACAGATCCTGATTCGGAACCTGCCTGAGGGAACCAAGGCGGCGCTGCGAGTCCGCGCCGCGCGCCATGCCCACTCTGTCGAGGCGGAGGCCCGCGCGATCCTCACCGCCGAGTTGGCCGACGACGACGTTCCGATGTCACAGCTGCTCGCAGCCGACACCGGACATGACTTTGACTTCGAGCCGGATCGGCTCGGCCTGACCGCCCGCACGCCGGAACTTTGAGGTGTACGTCCTAGACACCAATGTGGTGTCTGCGTTGCGCGTGCCGGGGCGTCACCCCGCGGTGCGCGAGTGGGTCGATTCCGTTCCGGCCGCCGAGCAATTCGTGACAGCGATCACCCTCGCCGAGATCGAGCGTGGCGTGATTTCAAAGGAACGCACAGACTCAGTCCAAGGTGAGCACTTGCGGCGCTGGTTCGACGATAAGGTGCTGCGCGTATTCACCCGTCGAACGCTGGCCTTCGATCTGGCCGCGGCGCGCGTCCTGGCTAGTTATCGAGTTCCCGAGCACGCCCCCTATGACGACGCGTTGATCGCTGCGGTTGCCCAGGCCGCCGGCAAAATCGTCGCGACCCGCAATCTCCGGCACTTTGAGCCGTTGGGCGTGCGTTGTTTCGATCCGTGGGGCGCGGGGGGATGATTCCCTGACTCAGCCCTGCGGCCGCACCAACAACGTCTGCGCGCAGCTGCCCAGGTAACCGTCGTGGTCGAAGACCTCCGCGGTGGTCACCCCGATTCCGTCGGGCCCGATCGAACCGGCGGCCCGGATGCCGAACTCGTCGCCGACCGGCAGCCGGTGCAGGTGCAGCACGGTGTCGGTGTTCATGAACACGTACTCGGCCGGATCCAGCGCCGCGCCGATGCCGTTGGCCGAGTCGACCACCATTGCCAACCGCTGCAGCGGGGTCGTCGGCTCGTCGTCGACCAGCCCGACCCGCGGGCGCATCCACACCACCCGGGCGCGACCGTCGTCGGCCTCCCGGCGGAACTCGACCGACGACAGGTAACCCGGCGCATCCCACCAGTAGGCGGGCATCGGCTGCGGATTCCCTTGCCGCAGCGCGGGATAGCGATCCATGGGGATACCGCTGGTGTCGGCGGTCTGCAGCGCCCACGCGGTCGCCCGCGCCACCGGCCGATCCGGGTCGGCCACCGGTGAGAGCTCGGCCTCCAGCACCGCGATGCGCTTACCCGGACGCGGGACTGACGTCCGCACCACCAGGTCGGTCAGCGGGATCGCGCCCAGAATGTCCAGGGTGATCCGCCCGATCCGCTGGCCGGATCCCGCCAACTGCTCCTGGATGACCTTGGTCGCCAGCGCCAGCGGGGGAGAGCCGTGCTGGATCGGCGGGCCCCAGTTGCTGCGCGCACAATCGTTGGAGGCGAACGTGCTGTCGCCCAGCCGGCGGTAGTAGCTCTGCGTCACCCTGGCGACTGTATCGGCGTCGCCGAAACCCCGGCATGGCAGGGTGATCGGTTGTGACGGAGAAAACGGGACCCTTCCAGGTCGGTGACCGGGTGCAGCTCACCGACGCCAAGGGCCGGCACTACACCATGGTGCTCACCCCCGACGGCGAGTTCCACACCCACCGCGGCGCCATCGCCTACGCCAAGGTGATCGGCCTGCCCGAGGGCAGCGTCGTGACCTCCACCAACGGCGACCCGTTCCTGGTGCTGCGACCGCTCCTGATCGACTACGTGCTGTCCATGCCGCGCGG harbors:
- the hisG gene encoding ATP phosphoribosyltransferase codes for the protein MLRVAVPNKGALSEAAAEILAEAGYRRRTDPKDLTVVDPVNDVEFFFLRPKDIAIYVGSGELDFGITGRDLAAESGAPVSERLALGFGSSTFRYAAPAGRDWNVNDLAGKRIATAYPNLVRNNLAANGIDATVIRLDGAVEISIQLGVADAIADVVGSGRTLRLHDLVAFGDSLCDSEAVLIERAGNGADPARDQLAARVQGVVFGQQYLMLDYDCPRSALDQAVAVSPGLESPTIAPLADPEWVAVRALVPRKGVNDIMDRLAAIGAKAILASDIRFCRI
- a CDS encoding FitA-like ribbon-helix-helix domain-containing protein, giving the protein MIRNLPEGTKAALRVRAARHAHSVEAEARAILTAELADDDVPMSQLLAADTGHDFDFEPDRLGLTARTPEL
- a CDS encoding PIN domain-containing protein, encoding MYVLDTNVVSALRVPGRHPAVREWVDSVPAAEQFVTAITLAEIERGVISKERTDSVQGEHLRRWFDDKVLRVFTRRTLAFDLAAARVLASYRVPEHAPYDDALIAAVAQAAGKIVATRNLRHFEPLGVRCFDPWGAGG
- a CDS encoding thioesterase family protein: MTQSYYRRLGDSTFASNDCARSNWGPPIQHGSPPLALATKVIQEQLAGSGQRIGRITLDILGAIPLTDLVVRTSVPRPGKRIAVLEAELSPVADPDRPVARATAWALQTADTSGIPMDRYPALRQGNPQPMPAYWWDAPGYLSSVEFRREADDGRARVVWMRPRVGLVDDEPTTPLQRLAMVVDSANGIGAALDPAEYVFMNTDTVLHLHRLPVGDEFGIRAAGSIGPDGIGVTTAEVFDHDGYLGSCAQTLLVRPQG